The following proteins come from a genomic window of Bombyx mori chromosome 18, ASM3026992v2:
- the LOC101737537 gene encoding ELAV-like protein 1, whose product MQNDMENGGGDANTNVSPTKLMVNYIPELMTRDMMYALFSAMGKIESCKLIANRGYGFVEYEKHEDAEKARAAFNGLLMQGKTLKVSFALLNPENKVSHKPDTESNLYISNLPPDMTLERLNTLFSPFGNITNSRVSQGIGFVCYETRQQAEDAIKHMNGQCPIPGAGAVIVKFANKPNANKNAPRPSARSGVGAPPIAYNGATAVFNGSTPAAFNGTNISAAFGARAYATGFPQASPPPLLPSPGKALPFINKGQQRFNPMAASNHNTLPLLGAPASPLPLLGTPPASHQTTVYVYNIGEETEELALWQLFGPYGAIDSIKVIKDPETKKNKGFAFVNMREYDEAAMAIQALNGYTLNGQVLSVSFKTQKRSGQ is encoded by the coding sequence ATGCAAAACGATATGGAGAATGGCGGCGGCGACGCCAATACCAATGTGTCACCGACCAAACTCATGGTCAATTACATACCGGAGCTGATGACGCGCGACATGATGTACGCGCTCTTCTCTGCCATGGGTAAAATAGAGAGCTGCAAGCTGATAGCGAATCGCGGCTACGGCTTTGTTGAGTATGAAAAACATGAGGACGCTGAGAAGGCGCGGGCTGCATTCAACGGCCTACTGATGCAAGGCAAGACGCTGAAAGTGTCGTTTGCGCTCCTCAACCCTGAGAACAAAGTCAGCCACAAGCCCGACACCGAATCCAACCTGTACATCAGCAATTTACCACCAGACATGACCCTCGAAAGACTCAACACTCTTTTCAGTCCTTTCGGTAACATCACGAATAGCCGCGTGTCACAAGGTATCGGCTTTGTTTGCTACGAGACCCGGCAACAGGCCGAAGATGCAATAAAACACATGAACGGACAATGCCCAATACCGGGAGCGGGTGCCGTCATCGTCAAGTTTGCGAATAAACCTAACGCAAATAAAAATGCTCCTAGACCTTCGGCACGTTCCGGCGTGGGAGCTCCGCCGATCGCGTATAACGGAGCAACTGCTGTGTTCAACGGTTCTACGCCTGCAGCTTTCAACGGTACTAATATTAGTGCAGCGTTCGGAGCGCGCGCTTATGCCACTGGTTTCCCGCAGGCGTCGCCGCCACCACTGCTACCTTCGCCCGGCAAGGCGCTGCCATTCATCAATAAAGGCCAACAACGCTTCAATCCAATGGCTGCTTCGAACCACAATACGTTGCCGCTGTTAGGAGCGCCCGCAAGTCCGTTGCCGTTGTTGGGTACGCCCCCTGCATCACATCAGACCACAGTGTATGTATACAACATAGGCGAGGAGACCGAAGAGCTGGCTCTTTGGCAGCTCTTTGGCCCCTATGGTGCCATCGATTCTATAAAAGTGATAAAGGATCCAGAAACTAAGAAAAATAAAGGTTTTGCATTTGTGAACATGCGTGAGTATGATGAGGCTGCGATGGCCATCCAGGCTCTCAATGGGTACACGCTCAATGGACAGGTTCTATCTGTTAGCTTTAAGACACAGAAACGAAGCGGTCAGTGA